One genomic window of Erinaceus europaeus chromosome 7, mEriEur2.1, whole genome shotgun sequence includes the following:
- the MCRS1 gene encoding microspherule protein 1 isoform X1 encodes MDKDSQGLLDSSLMASGTASRSEDEESLAGQKRASSQALGTIPKRRSSSRFIKRKKFDDELVESSLAKSSTRAKGASGVEPGRCSGSEPSSSEKKKVSKAPSTPVPPSPAPAPGLTKRVKKSKQPLQVTKDLGRWKPADDLLLINAVLQTNDLTSVHLGVKFSCRFTLREVQERWYALLYDPVISKLACQAMRQLHPEAIAAIQSKALFSKAEEQLLSKVGSTSQPTLETFQDLLHRHPDAFYLARTAKALQAHWQLMKQYYLLEDQTVQPLPKGDQVLNFSDAEDLIDDSKLKDMRDEVLEHELTVADRRQKREIRQLEQELHKWQVLVDSITGMSSPDFDNQTLAVLRGRMVRYLMRSREITLGRATKDNQIDVDLSLEGPAWKISRKQGVIKLKNNGDFFIANEGRRPIYIDGRPVLCGSKWRLSNNSVVEIASLRFVFLINQDLIALIRAEAAKITPQ; translated from the exons ATGGATAAAG ATTCTCAGGGGCTGCTAGATTCATCCCTGATGGCATCAGGCACTGCCAGCCGCTCAGAAGATGAAGAGTCACTGGCAGGACAGAAACGGGCATCTTCCCAGGCCTTGGGCACCATTCCTAAACGGAGAAGCTCCTCCAG GTTCATCAAGAGGAAGAAGTTCGATGATGAGCTggtggagagcagcctggctAAGTCCTCTACCCGGGCAAAGGGGGCCAGTGGGGTGGAACCAGGGCGCTGCTCGGGGAGCGAACCATCCTCCAGTGAGAAGAAGAAG GTGTCCAAGGCCCCCAGTACTCCCGTGCCTCCtagccctgccccagcccctgggCTCACCAAGCGTGTAAAGAAGAGCAAACAGCCGCTTCAGGTGACCAAGGATCTGGGGCGCTGGAAGCCTGCAGATGACCTCCTGCTCATCAATGCTGTGTTGCAG ACCAATGACCTGACATCTGTCCATCTGGGCGTGAAGTTCAGCTGCCGCTTCACCCTTCGGGAAGTCCAGGAGCGCTGGTACGCTCTGCTGTACGATCCTGTCATCTCCAA ACTGGCCTGTCAGGCCATGAGGCAGCTGCACCCAGAGGCCATCGCCGCCATCCAGAGTAAGGCCCTGTTCAGCAAGGCTGAGGAGCAGCTGCTGAGCAAAGTGGGATCG ACCAGCCAACCCACCTTGGAGACCTTCCAGGACCTGCTGCACCGACACCCGGATGCCTTCTACCTTGCCCGCACTGCCAAGGCTCTGCAGGCTCACTGGCAGCTCATGAAGCAGTATTATTTGCTGGAGGACCAGACAG TGCAGCCTCTGCCCAAGGGGGACCAAGTCCTGAACTTCTCTGATGCAGAGGACCTGATTGATGACAGTAAGCTAAA ggacaTGCGAgatgaggtcctggaacatg agttaaCAGTTGCTGACCGCCGCCAAAAGCGAGAGATCCGGCAGCTGGAGCAGGAACTGCACAAGTGGCAGGTGCTGGTAGACAGCATCACAG gCATGAGCTCTCCGGACTTTGACAACCAGACACTGGCGGTGTTGCGGGGCCGCATGGTGCGCTACCTGATGCGCTCCAGAGAG atcaCCCTGGGCAGAGCAACTAAGGACAACCAGATTGACGTGGACCTGTCTCTGGAGGGGCCGGCCTGGAAGATCTCCCGGAAGCAAG GTGTCATCAAGCTGAAAAATAATGGTGACTTCTTCATTGCCAATGAGGGTCGGAGGCCCATCTACATTGATGGTCGCCCTGTGCTGTGTGGCTCCAAATGGCGCCTCAGCAACAACTCCGTGGTGGAG ATTGCCAGTTTGCGATTCGTCTTCCTCATCAACCAGGACCTCATCGCCCTTATCCGGGCTGAGGCTGCCAAGATCACACCACAGTGA
- the MCRS1 gene encoding microspherule protein 1 isoform X2 gives MASGTASRSEDEESLAGQKRASSQALGTIPKRRSSSRFIKRKKFDDELVESSLAKSSTRAKGASGVEPGRCSGSEPSSSEKKKVSKAPSTPVPPSPAPAPGLTKRVKKSKQPLQVTKDLGRWKPADDLLLINAVLQTNDLTSVHLGVKFSCRFTLREVQERWYALLYDPVISKLACQAMRQLHPEAIAAIQSKALFSKAEEQLLSKVGSTSQPTLETFQDLLHRHPDAFYLARTAKALQAHWQLMKQYYLLEDQTVQPLPKGDQVLNFSDAEDLIDDSKLKDMRDEVLEHELTVADRRQKREIRQLEQELHKWQVLVDSITGMSSPDFDNQTLAVLRGRMVRYLMRSREITLGRATKDNQIDVDLSLEGPAWKISRKQGVIKLKNNGDFFIANEGRRPIYIDGRPVLCGSKWRLSNNSVVEIASLRFVFLINQDLIALIRAEAAKITPQ, from the exons ATGGCATCAGGCACTGCCAGCCGCTCAGAAGATGAAGAGTCACTGGCAGGACAGAAACGGGCATCTTCCCAGGCCTTGGGCACCATTCCTAAACGGAGAAGCTCCTCCAG GTTCATCAAGAGGAAGAAGTTCGATGATGAGCTggtggagagcagcctggctAAGTCCTCTACCCGGGCAAAGGGGGCCAGTGGGGTGGAACCAGGGCGCTGCTCGGGGAGCGAACCATCCTCCAGTGAGAAGAAGAAG GTGTCCAAGGCCCCCAGTACTCCCGTGCCTCCtagccctgccccagcccctgggCTCACCAAGCGTGTAAAGAAGAGCAAACAGCCGCTTCAGGTGACCAAGGATCTGGGGCGCTGGAAGCCTGCAGATGACCTCCTGCTCATCAATGCTGTGTTGCAG ACCAATGACCTGACATCTGTCCATCTGGGCGTGAAGTTCAGCTGCCGCTTCACCCTTCGGGAAGTCCAGGAGCGCTGGTACGCTCTGCTGTACGATCCTGTCATCTCCAA ACTGGCCTGTCAGGCCATGAGGCAGCTGCACCCAGAGGCCATCGCCGCCATCCAGAGTAAGGCCCTGTTCAGCAAGGCTGAGGAGCAGCTGCTGAGCAAAGTGGGATCG ACCAGCCAACCCACCTTGGAGACCTTCCAGGACCTGCTGCACCGACACCCGGATGCCTTCTACCTTGCCCGCACTGCCAAGGCTCTGCAGGCTCACTGGCAGCTCATGAAGCAGTATTATTTGCTGGAGGACCAGACAG TGCAGCCTCTGCCCAAGGGGGACCAAGTCCTGAACTTCTCTGATGCAGAGGACCTGATTGATGACAGTAAGCTAAA ggacaTGCGAgatgaggtcctggaacatg agttaaCAGTTGCTGACCGCCGCCAAAAGCGAGAGATCCGGCAGCTGGAGCAGGAACTGCACAAGTGGCAGGTGCTGGTAGACAGCATCACAG gCATGAGCTCTCCGGACTTTGACAACCAGACACTGGCGGTGTTGCGGGGCCGCATGGTGCGCTACCTGATGCGCTCCAGAGAG atcaCCCTGGGCAGAGCAACTAAGGACAACCAGATTGACGTGGACCTGTCTCTGGAGGGGCCGGCCTGGAAGATCTCCCGGAAGCAAG GTGTCATCAAGCTGAAAAATAATGGTGACTTCTTCATTGCCAATGAGGGTCGGAGGCCCATCTACATTGATGGTCGCCCTGTGCTGTGTGGCTCCAAATGGCGCCTCAGCAACAACTCCGTGGTGGAG ATTGCCAGTTTGCGATTCGTCTTCCTCATCAACCAGGACCTCATCGCCCTTATCCGGGCTGAGGCTGCCAAGATCACACCACAGTGA
- the MCRS1 gene encoding microspherule protein 1 isoform X3, giving the protein MRQLHPEAIAAIQSKALFSKAEEQLLSKVGSTSQPTLETFQDLLHRHPDAFYLARTAKALQAHWQLMKQYYLLEDQTVQPLPKGDQVLNFSDAEDLIDDSKLKDMRDEVLEHELTVADRRQKREIRQLEQELHKWQVLVDSITGMSSPDFDNQTLAVLRGRMVRYLMRSREITLGRATKDNQIDVDLSLEGPAWKISRKQGVIKLKNNGDFFIANEGRRPIYIDGRPVLCGSKWRLSNNSVVEIASLRFVFLINQDLIALIRAEAAKITPQ; this is encoded by the exons ATGAGGCAGCTGCACCCAGAGGCCATCGCCGCCATCCAGAGTAAGGCCCTGTTCAGCAAGGCTGAGGAGCAGCTGCTGAGCAAAGTGGGATCG ACCAGCCAACCCACCTTGGAGACCTTCCAGGACCTGCTGCACCGACACCCGGATGCCTTCTACCTTGCCCGCACTGCCAAGGCTCTGCAGGCTCACTGGCAGCTCATGAAGCAGTATTATTTGCTGGAGGACCAGACAG TGCAGCCTCTGCCCAAGGGGGACCAAGTCCTGAACTTCTCTGATGCAGAGGACCTGATTGATGACAGTAAGCTAAA ggacaTGCGAgatgaggtcctggaacatg agttaaCAGTTGCTGACCGCCGCCAAAAGCGAGAGATCCGGCAGCTGGAGCAGGAACTGCACAAGTGGCAGGTGCTGGTAGACAGCATCACAG gCATGAGCTCTCCGGACTTTGACAACCAGACACTGGCGGTGTTGCGGGGCCGCATGGTGCGCTACCTGATGCGCTCCAGAGAG atcaCCCTGGGCAGAGCAACTAAGGACAACCAGATTGACGTGGACCTGTCTCTGGAGGGGCCGGCCTGGAAGATCTCCCGGAAGCAAG GTGTCATCAAGCTGAAAAATAATGGTGACTTCTTCATTGCCAATGAGGGTCGGAGGCCCATCTACATTGATGGTCGCCCTGTGCTGTGTGGCTCCAAATGGCGCCTCAGCAACAACTCCGTGGTGGAG ATTGCCAGTTTGCGATTCGTCTTCCTCATCAACCAGGACCTCATCGCCCTTATCCGGGCTGAGGCTGCCAAGATCACACCACAGTGA